A window of the Phycisphaeraceae bacterium genome harbors these coding sequences:
- a CDS encoding fucose isomerase — MSRYALPKLNAVAPVAPKTAVLIANGDLRASANAACWAAQQQLEQDAHDAFDSLDWSLHRAHAEVSSPEGPHGFIDSQKRGREVFATIHPDAPLVVAEAVWQYSHHVIAGLLQHRGPILILANWSGTWPGLVGALNLRGSLTKANRAHTLLWGEDFTNPDFRDKLRQWCDTATIEHDTSHVTPLNPQKLPEPERQLGHALAQQLQHKPAILGIFDEGCMGMFNAIIPDHLLNPTGVYKERLSQSALYYAMTQVPDDQAQTVRTWYDNAGITFKTGTNEETDLTDAQILDQCRMYIAAVRLADNFGCDAIGIQYQQGLKDLAPASDLVEGTLNCTHRPPVHADDGRIICEGQAMTHFNEVDECAGLDGLITHRVWTAMGMLPDNTLHDLRWGDPDRSGTTEEYVWVFEISGSVPPSHFANGWADATSERQPPMYFRLGGGTIKGVSKAGECVWSRIYIQHNTLHMDLGRSKAVDLPMTETQRRWDSTTPQWPIMHAVTYGVTRDQMMARHQANHIQLVYADDADTANRAAAAKAAMAHHMGIRVHLCGTDHNDTPLMQALAQL; from the coding sequence ATGAGCCGCTACGCCCTGCCCAAACTCAACGCTGTCGCACCCGTCGCTCCCAAGACCGCCGTTCTCATCGCCAACGGCGACCTTCGCGCTTCGGCCAATGCCGCCTGCTGGGCCGCCCAGCAGCAACTCGAACAGGACGCCCACGACGCTTTTGATTCCCTTGACTGGAGCCTCCACCGCGCCCACGCTGAGGTCTCATCACCGGAAGGCCCCCATGGCTTCATCGACAGCCAGAAACGTGGGCGTGAAGTCTTCGCAACCATCCATCCCGACGCCCCGCTCGTCGTCGCAGAAGCCGTCTGGCAATACAGCCACCATGTGATCGCTGGACTGCTCCAGCACCGCGGACCCATCCTCATCCTCGCCAACTGGTCAGGCACCTGGCCCGGTCTCGTCGGCGCGCTCAACCTCCGCGGGTCGCTCACCAAAGCCAACCGCGCTCACACCCTTCTGTGGGGTGAAGACTTCACCAATCCCGACTTCCGCGACAAACTCAGGCAGTGGTGTGACACCGCAACCATCGAGCACGACACCTCTCACGTCACACCCCTGAACCCTCAGAAACTCCCCGAACCCGAACGTCAACTCGGTCACGCTCTCGCTCAGCAACTCCAGCACAAACCCGCCATCCTCGGAATTTTCGACGAGGGATGCATGGGCATGTTCAATGCCATTATCCCCGACCACTTACTCAACCCCACGGGCGTCTACAAGGAACGACTCTCTCAATCCGCCCTCTACTACGCCATGACTCAGGTCCCCGATGATCAGGCTCAGACCGTCCGCACCTGGTACGACAACGCTGGCATCACATTCAAAACAGGCACGAACGAAGAAACAGACCTCACCGATGCCCAGATCCTCGACCAGTGCCGCATGTACATCGCCGCCGTCCGACTTGCCGACAATTTCGGCTGCGACGCCATCGGCATCCAGTATCAGCAAGGCCTCAAAGACCTCGCCCCCGCCAGCGACTTGGTCGAAGGCACCCTTAACTGCACCCACCGTCCACCCGTCCACGCTGACGATGGCCGCATCATCTGCGAAGGTCAGGCCATGACTCATTTCAACGAAGTCGATGAGTGCGCCGGACTCGATGGCCTGATCACTCACCGTGTCTGGACCGCTATGGGCATGCTGCCCGACAACACCCTCCACGACCTGCGCTGGGGTGACCCCGACCGCAGCGGGACCACCGAAGAGTACGTATGGGTCTTCGAGATCTCCGGCAGCGTCCCACCCTCTCACTTCGCCAACGGCTGGGCCGACGCTACCAGCGAACGACAGCCCCCCATGTACTTCCGCCTGGGCGGAGGAACCATCAAAGGCGTCTCCAAAGCCGGCGAGTGCGTCTGGTCACGCATCTACATCCAGCACAATACCCTCCACATGGACCTGGGACGCAGCAAGGCCGTTGACCTGCCGATGACCGAGACCCAGCGTCGCTGGGACAGCACAACGCCTCAGTGGCCGATCATGCACGCCGTGACCTACGGTGTCACACGCGACCAAATGATGGCACGCCACCAGGCCAATCACATCCAACTGGTCTACGCCGACGACGCCGATACAGCCAATCGTGCCGCAGCCGCCAAAGCCGCCATGGCCCACCACATGGGAATCAGGGTGCACCTGTGCGGAACCGATCACAACGACACCCCATTGATGCAAGCTCTCGCTCAACTCTGA